A region from the Campylobacter blaseri genome encodes:
- the cas9 gene encoding type II CRISPR RNA-guided endonuclease Cas9 (Cas9, originally named Csn1, is the large, multifunctional signature protein of type II CRISPR/Cas systems. It is well known even to general audiences because its RNA-guided endonuclease activity has made it a popular tool for custom editing of eukaryotic genomes.), producing the protein MLDKKSYYLGLDIGTNSIGWAVSDEFYNILKIKGQKTWGVRLFDDAMPAAERRGFRSSRRRGDRVKWRLGLLRNLFSSEIDEVDNKFFKRLEDSKFFADDKGENQTNTLFNDIKFKDRDFHKKYNSIYHLRYDLITKDEKFDLRLVYLAIHHIVKKRGHFLFDGEIGDNKNNFSELTQNLIDELLALDINVDFLDNFQEVLKDESLRLGDKKAKLKEIITVSSEKFDEKKVLTQIVNLLCGKGNLKIFFPESEEKKIEISLLSDSFDENFDNLLAKFGEDANFIKPLKDIFDYILLQKIMKDSSTISESKIKSYKKHKKDLKKLKDLILNEYGKDKFNEVFKSSTKDNYPAYVGHFKTKKLKDEHKKTTKDDFYAYIKKIINKSDSQIVKTIKDDIELGNFLPRLIDGNSVIPHQIHKSELIKIIDNQTKFYPFLKDIKDKIISIFEFRIPFYVGPLNDYHKDKGGNAWIVKNSNEKIYPWNFDKVVNIKQSAQNFITKMTNKCSYLLGEDVLPKNSLLFSKYCVLNELNNLKVNDEDISVELKKELYENLFKKQKSVSKSSIKKHLINNGYYDKNLIIEGVDDKLTSNLKSYIELKEIVGNSLSDEEKEEIIKYIALFGYDKKMLKSYILDISPSLDEKTLDRLCTLKYSGFGSLSKKLLVGIKSNDKTLIQILEDTNKNLMQLVSDEFKNEIEKHNNEYKKQNNLLDVGLSYGLLDNLYVGPSVKRGIWQSLRLIDEIISAFKYPPKKIFIEMAREEGRKERTKSRKDQLLELYKSIKKDGVKEFGIEFDKVKTNLEKEEQSRLNSKKLYLYYMQFGKDIYAGNNIDISKLFDENIYDIDHIIPRSIKKDDSFDNLVLTNKISNKDKTDVFPVSFEVQNKMRSFWKMLKDKGLMSSKKLHSLTRTTPLSEDEKAEFIARQLVETRQSTKAVATLLKDLYKNSEIVYVKAGIVSEFRQKFDLIKCRDLNDLHHAKDAYLNIAVGNAYNVKFTKNPRNFFKKYKGEHYNLKIEKLLERDIIRGQEFGWDAKKSIKIVKDTMINKNPYLVTYMSYEANGGLFNQQPVKAKEGLIPLKADPRLKNTSRYGGYNGKSMAYFFIFEYKKGKNRQLRIDTIPIYLKKDIENGKLTLKEYCQNNLGFEDVVIKLPKLLKNSLIKVDGYLMKMTGNNEDKILCRNAVQLILNSKEELLLKKVLKIVDKINEAKRFKKEYFINKYQFDIEDKELLELYDRLTKKHETAYKNKPASQIETLKDGREKFISLSLEDKCLLLSELLKLFDTTAQNANLSLIGGSPNAGSVKFVKNLSDNKTYKIIFESISGFYKKEIDLNKL; encoded by the coding sequence ATGCTAGATAAGAAAAGTTACTATCTTGGGCTTGATATAGGAACAAATTCAATTGGCTGGGCTGTTAGCGATGAGTTTTATAATATTTTAAAAATTAAAGGTCAAAAAACTTGGGGTGTTAGACTTTTTGATGACGCTATGCCTGCTGCTGAGAGACGAGGATTTCGCTCATCTAGAAGAAGAGGCGATAGGGTAAAATGGAGATTAGGGCTATTAAGAAATCTCTTTTCTAGCGAAATAGACGAAGTTGATAATAAATTTTTTAAAAGATTAGAAGATAGTAAATTTTTTGCCGATGATAAAGGCGAGAACCAAACAAATACACTATTTAATGATATAAAATTTAAAGATAGAGATTTTCATAAAAAGTATAATAGTATTTATCATTTAAGATATGATCTTATAACAAAAGATGAAAAATTTGATTTAAGATTAGTTTATTTAGCAATACACCACATCGTTAAAAAAAGAGGACATTTTTTATTTGACGGTGAAATAGGCGATAACAAAAATAATTTTAGCGAATTAACTCAAAATCTAATAGATGAACTTCTTGCGCTAGATATTAATGTAGACTTTTTAGATAATTTTCAAGAAGTATTAAAAGATGAGAGTTTAAGGCTAGGTGATAAAAAAGCAAAATTAAAAGAGATAATAACTGTTAGCTCAGAAAAATTTGATGAGAAAAAGGTATTAACACAAATAGTAAATTTACTATGTGGTAAAGGAAATTTAAAGATATTTTTTCCAGAAAGTGAAGAAAAAAAGATAGAAATTTCTCTACTGAGTGATAGTTTTGATGAAAATTTTGATAATTTATTAGCTAAATTTGGAGAAGATGCAAACTTCATTAAGCCATTAAAAGATATTTTTGATTATATATTACTTCAAAAAATCATGAAAGATTCAAGCACAATTTCGGAATCAAAGATAAAAAGCTATAAAAAGCATAAAAAAGATTTAAAAAAGCTTAAAGATTTAATACTAAATGAGTATGGTAAAGATAAATTTAATGAGGTATTTAAAAGTAGTACTAAAGATAATTATCCAGCTTATGTAGGGCATTTTAAAACTAAAAAATTAAAAGATGAGCATAAAAAAACTACAAAAGATGATTTCTATGCTTACATTAAAAAAATTATAAACAAAAGTGATAGCCAAATAGTTAAAACTATAAAAGATGATATTGAATTAGGAAATTTTTTACCAAGATTAATTGATGGAAATTCAGTTATTCCACATCAAATTCATAAATCTGAACTTATAAAAATCATAGATAACCAAACAAAATTTTATCCATTTTTGAAAGATATTAAAGATAAGATCATTTCTATTTTTGAATTTAGAATTCCATTTTATGTAGGACCATTAAATGATTATCACAAAGATAAGGGTGGCAATGCATGGATAGTAAAAAATAGCAATGAAAAAATTTATCCTTGGAATTTTGATAAAGTTGTAAATATAAAACAATCAGCACAAAATTTCATAACAAAAATGACTAACAAATGTTCATATCTGTTAGGAGAGGATGTTTTGCCTAAAAACTCACTACTTTTTTCAAAATATTGCGTTTTAAATGAGCTTAATAATTTGAAAGTTAATGATGAAGATATATCTGTTGAGTTAAAGAAAGAATTGTATGAAAATCTATTTAAAAAACAAAAAAGTGTTAGTAAAAGTAGCATTAAAAAACACCTTATAAACAATGGATACTATGATAAAAATTTAATAATTGAAGGCGTTGATGACAAGCTAACATCAAATTTAAAATCATATATAGAGTTAAAGGAAATAGTTGGAAATAGTTTAAGCGATGAAGAAAAAGAGGAGATTATAAAATATATAGCTTTGTTTGGCTATGATAAGAAAATGCTTAAAAGCTATATTTTAGATATATCACCAAGTCTAGATGAAAAAACATTAGATAGGCTTTGCACCCTTAAATATAGTGGTTTTGGAAGTTTGAGTAAAAAACTTTTAGTTGGCATAAAAAGTAATGATAAAACCCTTATACAAATCCTAGAAGATACTAACAAAAATTTAATGCAGTTAGTTAGTGATGAGTTTAAAAATGAGATAGAAAAGCATAACAATGAATATAAAAAGCAAAATAATCTTTTAGATGTTGGTCTTAGTTATGGCTTACTAGACAATCTTTATGTTGGACCATCTGTTAAAAGGGGAATTTGGCAGTCACTTAGGTTGATTGATGAGATAATATCTGCTTTTAAATATCCACCTAAAAAGATATTTATAGAAATGGCAAGAGAGGAAGGTAGAAAAGAACGAACCAAATCTAGAAAAGATCAACTTTTAGAGCTTTATAAAAGCATTAAAAAAGACGGGGTTAAAGAGTTTGGGATCGAGTTTGATAAAGTAAAAACTAATCTTGAAAAAGAGGAGCAAAGCAGACTTAACTCAAAAAAATTATATCTTTATTATATGCAATTTGGAAAAGACATTTATGCAGGTAATAATATAGATATAAGTAAGCTTTTTGATGAAAATATTTATGATATAGATCACATCATACCAAGATCTATTAAAAAAGATGATAGTTTTGATAACTTAGTTCTTACTAACAAGATAAGCAATAAAGATAAAACAGATGTTTTTCCTGTATCATTTGAAGTTCAAAATAAAATGAGATCTTTTTGGAAAATGCTAAAAGATAAAGGTTTAATGAGTAGCAAAAAACTACATAGCCTTACAAGAACTACCCCTTTAAGTGAAGATGAAAAGGCAGAGTTTATAGCTAGGCAGTTAGTTGAAACTAGACAAAGCACAAAAGCTGTTGCTACTCTTTTAAAAGATCTATACAAAAATAGTGAAATTGTGTATGTAAAAGCAGGAATTGTTAGTGAGTTTAGGCAAAAATTTGATTTGATAAAATGTAGAGATTTAAATGATTTACACCATGCAAAAGATGCTTATCTAAATATAGCTGTTGGAAATGCATATAATGTCAAATTTACTAAAAATCCAAGAAACTTTTTCAAAAAGTATAAAGGTGAACATTATAACTTAAAGATTGAAAAGCTTTTAGAAAGGGATATTATAAGAGGTCAGGAGTTTGGCTGGGATGCTAAAAAGAGTATAAAAATTGTAAAAGACACAATGATAAATAAAAATCCATATTTGGTAACTTATATGAGCTATGAGGCAAATGGAGGACTTTTTAATCAACAACCAGTTAAGGCAAAAGAGGGGCTAATACCACTAAAAGCCGATCCAAGACTTAAAAACACTAGCAGATATGGCGGATATAATGGCAAATCTATGGCATATTTTTTTATATTTGAATATAAAAAAGGTAAAAATAGACAACTAAGAATTGATACAATTCCTATTTATTTGAAAAAAGATATTGAAAATGGAAAATTGACTCTTAAAGAGTATTGTCAAAATAATCTAGGTTTTGAAGATGTTGTTATAAAGCTTCCAAAACTACTTAAAAACTCACTCATAAAAGTTGATGGTTATTTAATGAAAATGACAGGAAACAATGAAGATAAAATACTTTGCAGAAATGCTGTGCAGCTTATATTAAATAGCAAAGAAGAGCTTTTACTTAAAAAAGTTCTTAAAATAGTAGATAAAATAAATGAAGCTAAGAGATTTAAAAAAGAGTATTTTATAAACAAATATCAATTTGATATAGAAGATAAAGAGTTGCTAGAGCTTTATGATAGGCTAACTAAAAAGCATGAAACTGCTTATAAAAACAAGCCAGCAAGTCAAATTGAAACTTTAAAAGATGGAAGAGAAAAATTTATATCTCTTAGTTTAGAAGATAAATGCTTATTATTAAGTGAGCTTTTAAAGCTATTTGATACAACCGCTCAGAATGCAAATTTAAGTCTTATTGGCGGAAGTCCTAATGCTGGATCAGTAAAATTTGTTAAAAACCTATCTGATAATAAAACATACAAAATTATCTTTGAGTCAATATCAGGTTTTTATAAAAAGGAGATAGATTTAAATAAATTATGA
- the cas1 gene encoding type II CRISPR-associated endonuclease Cas1, with protein MSWRTVCINGIAKLDLKFGYLVVRKENISKIALNEIAVLVIDSTAISLTTALLNELIKRKVKVIFCDSFHNPFSELAPMYGSHDSSLKIKKQMLWKDEMKAQIWTRIIKEKIYKQMYNLIIFDYKKEAKLLEKYISEIKLNDETNREGHAAKVYFNALFGMKFTRDSDNSINAALNYGYSLLLSTFNKEISSNGYITQIGLFHDNRFNYFNLSCDLMEIFRPIVDKMVYELQPKVFEKEEKICMLELFNKKVMIENKEQFLMSAINVYVKSVLDSLNENNMLLEIYDEF; from the coding sequence ATGAGCTGGAGAACTGTTTGTATAAATGGAATAGCTAAGCTTGATTTAAAGTTTGGTTACTTGGTAGTTAGAAAAGAAAACATTAGTAAAATAGCATTGAATGAAATAGCGGTTTTGGTGATTGATTCAACCGCTATATCTTTAACAACAGCACTTTTAAACGAGCTAATAAAAAGGAAAGTTAAAGTTATATTTTGTGACTCTTTTCACAACCCATTTTCCGAACTTGCTCCAATGTATGGAAGTCATGATTCTAGTTTAAAAATCAAAAAGCAAATGTTATGGAAAGATGAAATGAAAGCTCAAATTTGGACTAGAATCATCAAAGAGAAAATATATAAACAAATGTATAATTTAATAATCTTTGATTATAAAAAAGAGGCTAAATTACTAGAAAAATACATATCAGAAATAAAACTAAATGATGAAACAAACAGAGAAGGACATGCTGCTAAGGTTTATTTTAATGCACTTTTTGGTATGAAATTTACAAGAGATAGTGATAACTCTATAAATGCAGCATTAAACTATGGTTATAGTTTGCTTCTTTCAACTTTTAATAAAGAAATTTCATCAAATGGATATATAACTCAAATAGGGCTTTTTCATGACAATAGATTTAACTACTTTAATCTAAGTTGTGATTTAATGGAAATTTTTAGACCAATCGTTGATAAAATGGTTTATGAATTACAACCAAAAGTTTTTGAAAAAGAGGAAAAAATCTGTATGCTAGAACTTTTTAACAAAAAAGTTATGATAGAAAATAAGGAGCAATTTTTAATGAGTGCTATAAATGTATATGTAAAAAGTGTGCTTGATTCATTAAATGAAAACAATATGCTTTTGGAAATTTATGATGAGTTTTAG
- the cas2 gene encoding CRISPR-associated endonuclease Cas2 has product MKTICFWKFMMSFRYMRVIVFFDLPTKTSKDIKNYSKFHKFLLKNGFMMLQNSVYSKIVLNQTSANLLSSRVRANSPEKGNIILLSITEKQFNKMEYIIGEQKDSVVSSSDRVVLL; this is encoded by the coding sequence ATGAAAACAATATGCTTTTGGAAATTTATGATGAGTTTTAGATATATGAGAGTTATAGTATTTTTTGATTTGCCGACTAAAACTAGTAAAGATATAAAAAATTATAGTAAATTTCATAAATTTTTACTAAAAAATGGATTTATGATGCTTCAAAATTCTGTATATTCAAAGATTGTCTTAAATCAAACTAGTGCAAACCTATTAAGTTCAAGAGTAAGAGCTAATTCACCAGAAAAAGGAAACATTATACTTCTTAGCATAACAGAGAAACAATTTAATAAAATGGAATATATAATAGGAGAGCAAAAAGATAGTGTTGTAAGTTCAAGCGATAGAGTTGTTTTACTATGA
- the csn2 gene encoding type II-A CRISPR-associated protein Csn2 produces the protein MKIYHEILSKPIQFNENKVQILYIEKPEIYREILKDFNYGSGFIISDDNDNFEYDKTLSFNPDVLDLFKNERKIITQIQKNIIKDCQTKFYENSLSLVNKLNDFSNMILSSYDSIFRADISIENLVKILNIQIIQSDTLLENIVDFMNIEREVLDIKIFVFVNLKSIFSNNELLELYREIILRKFNVLLLESNYKIKLENEEIVIIDEDLCEVRC, from the coding sequence ATGAAGATATATCATGAAATTTTAAGCAAACCAATTCAATTTAATGAAAACAAAGTTCAAATTTTATATATAGAAAAACCAGAAATTTATAGGGAAATTTTAAAAGATTTCAACTATGGAAGCGGTTTTATAATAAGCGATGATAATGATAACTTTGAGTATGACAAAACTTTAAGTTTTAATCCAGATGTCTTAGATCTTTTCAAAAATGAAAGAAAAATCATAACTCAAATTCAAAAAAACATAATTAAAGATTGTCAAACCAAATTTTATGAAAATAGCTTAAGCTTAGTAAATAAATTAAACGATTTTTCTAATATGATATTAAGCTCTTATGATAGCATTTTTAGAGCAGATATTAGTATAGAAAATCTTGTTAAAATACTTAATATACAGATAATTCAAAGCGATACTTTGCTAGAAAATATAGTTGATTTTATGAATATAGAAAGAGAAGTTTTAGACATTAAAATTTTTGTTTTTGTAAATTTAAAATCAATCTTTTCTAATAATGAGCTTTTAGAGCTTTATAGAGAGATAATCCTTAGAAAATTTAATGTGTTACTGCTTGAATCAAATTATAAAATAAAACTTGAAAATGAAGAAATTGTAATAATAGACGAAGACTTATGCGAGGTAAGATGTTAA
- a CDS encoding class I SAM-dependent methyltransferase, which translates to MNVTNNKWDKKSKTYNKFSGNLNDFQKKFFKVLDEFGVDFKGKTMIDIGCGTGAYTLYLARLCKNILGIDSSIKMLEELEKSAKEFNITNVKTKNFSFDEFESSDKFDIAFLTMSPALQTKEHFQKFIDLGELKIYLNWYKPRHSTLLEPFFKKYGKNSLTNRTSMLKSYLEISKIPYKSEILTEMRIQNRSYEEAVENVLWHLDINNLNFNEDEVKDEIKAMLEGGFIKDTINSKMQLLVF; encoded by the coding sequence ATGAATGTTACAAATAACAAATGGGATAAAAAGTCAAAAACATATAATAAATTTAGTGGAAATTTGAATGATTTTCAAAAGAAATTTTTTAAAGTTTTAGATGAATTTGGTGTTGATTTTAAAGGTAAAACAATGATAGACATAGGGTGTGGAACAGGTGCGTATACACTATATCTAGCCAGATTGTGCAAAAATATACTAGGTATCGATAGCTCCATTAAAATGCTTGAAGAGTTGGAAAAATCTGCAAAAGAATTTAATATAACAAATGTAAAAACTAAAAATTTTAGCTTTGATGAGTTTGAAAGCAGTGATAAATTTGACATTGCTTTTTTAACTATGAGTCCGGCACTTCAAACAAAAGAGCATTTTCAAAAATTTATCGATCTAGGTGAGCTTAAAATTTATCTAAACTGGTATAAACCAAGACATTCGACACTACTTGAACCGTTTTTTAAAAAATATGGTAAAAACAGCCTAACAAACAGAACTAGTATGTTAAAATCTTATTTGGAAATATCTAAAATTCCATACAAAAGTGAAATTTTAACAGAAATGAGAATTCAAAACAGAAGTTATGAAGAAGCGGTTGAAAATGTGCTTTGGCATCTTGATATAAATAACTTAAATTTCAATGAAGACGAAGTTAAAGATGAGATAAAAGCTATGCTTGAGGGTGGATTTATAAAAGATACCATAAACTCAAAAATGCAACTTTTAGTCTTTTAG
- a CDS encoding Fur family transcriptional regulator, with translation MDIKKFLNEHGITPTSLREEIINILSNIEKPISCDELVEQTSANKTTIYRNLTLFEEKNILISSETNRKHFYELAKEAKAYFVCDKCHKMEEITMPNLDKKHVKSVVIKGICDECYK, from the coding sequence ATGGATATTAAAAAATTTTTAAATGAGCATGGCATAACCCCAACTTCTTTAAGAGAAGAGATTATAAACATACTCTCTAATATAGAAAAACCTATTAGCTGTGATGAGTTAGTAGAACAAACATCTGCTAACAAAACAACTATATATAGAAATTTAACTCTATTTGAAGAGAAAAATATACTTATCTCAAGTGAAACTAACAGAAAACACTTCTATGAGTTAGCAAAAGAGGCAAAGGCGTATTTTGTTTGTGATAAGTGCCATAAAATGGAAGAAATCACCATGCCAAATTTAGATAAAAAACATGTTAAAAGTGTTGTTATAAAAGGGATATGTGATGAATGTTACAAATAA